A window of Juglans regia cultivar Chandler chromosome 7, Walnut 2.0, whole genome shotgun sequence contains these coding sequences:
- the LOC109008444 gene encoding protein ECERIFERUM 26-like, with product MVFTKVDQDLVYGIKLSSVGPGRVTGSDVVHDLSGMDIAMKLHYVKGLYFFSSQAAKGLTLPRFKEAVFECCCDFYYTSGRLRRSESGRPYIKCNDCGARFIEAHCDMTIDECLEMKGFYFDLQKLLVSQQVIGPELTFSPPVLIQFTQFKCGGISLGLSWAHLLGDAFSAANFMNRWGQIMAAVGSNNTPANLQYKSNTHDHERSKNPPPVHDEPLSLKWVDPVGDHWIVSNNCRMDTFSFHITASQLATLHSEISAGRNRNDQVPIFETICAIIWKCIAKVKLGEETAQARTVTICKSDPRKPTKGFVTNTQTISSVTLDSSVTETDPKRLVTLLVNEAVDERIRMEEVVERDDGVSDFIVYGANLTFVDLEEADLYGFELNGYKPDLVYCTVNGVGDEGAVFVLPAGPEGSGQTNGGGGRMVTIIFKENLVPELKTELAKKGLGQGGGHDLT from the exons ATGGTATTTACCAAAGTAGATCAAGACTTGGTTTATGGCATCAAGCTTTCCTCGGTCGGGCCGGGAAGAGTGACCGGTTCGGACGTGGTTCATGACCTAAGTGGGATGGACATAGCCATGAAGTTGCACTATGTCAAAGGGCTGTACTTCTTTAGCAGCCAGGCAGCCAAGGGTTTAACCCTGCCGCGCTTCAAAGAAGCCGTATTCGAATGCTGCTGTGACTTCTACTACACATCTGGCCGCCTCCGACGATCAGAGTCTGGGAGGCCGTACATAAAATGCAATGACTGTGGCGCTAGATTCATCGAAGCACACTGTGACATGACCATTGATGAATGTCTAGAGATGAAGGGTTTCTACTTTGATCTGCAGAAGTTGCTTGTGTCCCAACAAGTCATTGGGCCTGAACTAACGTTCTCTCCCCCAGTTCTCATACAG TTTACCCAATTCAAATGTGGAGGGATATCACTCGGCCTGAGCTGGGCCCATCTCCTGGGAGATGCATTCTCAGCTGCAAATTTCATGAACAGATGGGGCCAAATCATGGCCGCAGTTGGCTCTAATAACACGCCAGCCAACTTGCAGTATAAATCAAACACACATGATCACGAGAGATCCAAAAACCCTCCGCCAGTTCACGATGAACCACTTTCCCTTAAGTGGGTCGACCCGGTCGGAGACCACTGGATAGTTTCCAATAACTGCAGAATGGACACATTTTCATTCCATATAACTGCAAGCCAGTTAGCAACCTTGCACTCAGAAATCTCGGCCGGCCGAAACCGAAATGACCAAGTTCCAATCTTTGAAACTATTTGTGCCATTATATGGAAATGCATAGCCAAAGTTAAATTAGGAGAAGAGACTGCTCAAGCCAGAACAGTGACAATCTGCAAAAGTGATCCAAGAAAACCGACCAAAGGGTTTGTTACTAACACCCAGACTATAAGCTCAGTTACCTTAGACTCGTCTGTAACGGAGACGGACCCAAAAAGATTGGTAACGTTGCTGGTTAATGAAGCTGTGGATGAAAGAATTAGGATGGAAGAAGTGGTGGAGAGGGATGATGGGGTTTCAGATTTCATTGTGTATGGAGCAAACTTGACGTTTGTGGACTTAGAAGAGGCTGATTTGTATGGGTTCGAGTTGAATGGATATAAACCAGATCTTGTGTATTGTACTGTCAATGGCGTTGGAGACGAAGGAGCAGTCTTTGTGCTGCCGGCGGGGCCAGAAGGGTCTGGTCAAACCAATGGTGGCGGGGGAAGAATGGTGACGATAATCTTTAAGGAAAATCTAGTGCCGGAGCTGAAAACAGAGCTGGCTAAAAAGGGTCTAGGACAAGGTGGAGGCCATGACCTGACCTAA